Part of the Sporomusa termitida genome, GAAGAAAAGCATAAAGTCAAAACTATTCCCCGGTTGATGAATGAATGGATTGCCATTGACCATGGAACCGGTAATCCGACGGCTTTTCTTCGCCAGGGATTTGATGGCGAAAAGTTCTATACTGCCGCTGAATATTATTACAGTAGCAAGGAAACGGGCCTTCAGAAAACAACTGGAGAATATTCCAATGATCTTCAGGCCTTCACTGTCAACAAACGATTACCGATAATTGTGGACCCGAACGCCAAAGCTCTAATCGTCCAATTGCGAAAAGATGGTTTCCCGGTCATTGAGGCGGAGAACGATGTTCTACCAGGCATTGAGCATGTCGGTAACCTGCTTAATGATGGATTGTATTATATTCATGAACGCTGCATCAATTTGCTTAAAGAAAAGTCGGCTTATTGCTGGGATGTTAAAGCCCAGCAGCGCGGCGAAGATAAACCACTGAAACAACAAGACCATGCCTCCGATGCTGAGAGGTATGGTCTTTATACTATGCGATACCTGATTGATGCCGCAAGGCAGAGAAAGGTCAAAATTCCCAAGGCAGGGCGCCTATAAGGAGGTGGTAAGAGTGAAGAATTATCCTGGTGTTATGTATGACTCTTTTGCCGGCAGTGCCGATATAAGCAAAACCTATGACTTCACGATCAGAAGCATTGCCCTTATCAATGCTGGATCGGATGCAGTCACTATTACGGTCGGCAGTATTACGGCAACGGTATCGGCCGGGCAAACCTTTAATGAACTTGTCATTCCGACTAAAACATTCTCTATTGCGGCAACAGATAGTTTTGTTTGTTATGTGCGCGCTGATGGCTAGAAAGGGGTTGATACTATGGCCAAGGCGCTAAACCTTAAGCCGGAGCAGGAAGAAAAACTGCTGAACTATCTTAAGAATCGTCACCAGGCAGCGCAGCGGTACTACGAAGAAGAAATTGAACCGAAGATCGCGGACCGTATTGATATTTACTATGCCAAAGAAGCGTTCTACGCCAAGATGTTTGAGCGTCTGTCGGAGGTGTCCAGCCTCACGGCGTCCGATGTGGCCGATACAATCGAATGGGTTATGCCTTCGCTGATGAAGATATTCTTTGGCGGCCAGTCGATCATCCAGATCCAAGGCACGCAGGCAGAGGATGTGACGAATGCCGAGACTATGCAGGAATTGATTGACTATCAGATTCAGCGGCGGAATAAAGGTTTCCTGAAGTTCCATAACTGGATGAAGTATGCGCTCATTACCAACATGGCCACGACGAAGTGTTATTGGGAACGCGAGACAAAGCCGGTGGCCTATGTGCAGCAGATGACAGCCGCAGAAATGGACTTGCTGCAGGCACAAAAGAAGAATGTCCAGATACTTGAGGCCGAGGAGATTGCTCCCGGTCTTTTTAATGTCCAGTGGCAGGATGAGAAGGTAATTAAAAACCAGCCGGTAATTGATTTCCTCCTGGCCAGCGAATTTCGTTTTGCGCCTGATGCCCGGGATGTGGATGAACTGGACTTCTCCGAACACGTACAGGCTGTGACCCTGGATGCTATTCGGCGCAAGGTGAAAGCCGGCGAATATCGGAAGCTGAGTGAAGACGATGAGAAGAAACTGGATGCCCTGACATATACCCGGCTTGATGAGGCAACACGGCGGTTCACATACAAGCAGAGTTGGGAGGCAAATGACGATACGCCGAACAAGAAGGTTGAGATCCGTGAGACCTACGTTAAGTATGATGTAAATGATGACGGCTTGCTAGAGGATATCATTGTCTGGTGGTCCGGCGACATCTTGCTCCGGATTGAGGAAAACGCTGTTGGCCGGCATCCGTTTTTTTCGTTGTCACCGACGCTGGACCCGCATCAGTTATTTGCCGAGCGCGGCTTCAGCGAGATGATTGCTCAGATTCAGCATTTGAAGACAGCTCTGCTCAGGTTGCTGGTCTACAATATCACGCTGGCCAATACGCCGCAGGCCGCGGTGGATATGACGAAGTTCCAGGATATTGATGACCTGCTGGAGGGGCGGCAGTACTGGCGTGTCAACGGCGATCCCCATAACGCGGTATTCCCGATTCCCAACAGCCAGATCCACCCGCTGACTATGCCTTTCATGGAATACCTGGAAGGGCAGAAGGAGAATAAAACTGGGATTACCCGGTATAACCAGGGGTCCGATGCCAACAGTCTTAATAAGACAGCCACCGGCATGAGTATGATTATGGGCGCCGCTAACCAGCGGCTGGAGCTTATTGCCCGGATCTTTGCCGAGACCGGGTTTGTGCAGTTGTTTCGCTATATTGCGATGCTTAACCAAATGTACATTGACGATGATACAACGATCATGTTAACGAACAAGACGCTCCGCATCAATCCTGCAAACTTGGCCGGTGATTTCGATTTTGTCATTTCGGCCGGCATAGGCACCGGGACGAAGGAGACGAATGTTCAGCAGTTGCAGCTTCTGTTGGGGATGTACCCGCAACTCCTGCAGATGCGCATTGCCACTCCTGTCAATGTGTATAAATGCGTCAAGAAGCTGATAGAGGAGATGGGCTATAAGAATTCTGATGACTATGTGACGGACCCTGAACAACTTATGCAGCAAATGGCACAAGAGGAGAAGGGGCCAGAAGTCAAGACGACACAATCGCTTCGTATTGATTTCGATAACCTGCCACCAGGCATTAAGGCGCAAATTCTGCAAGCTCAAGGCATTCAGGCCACTCCGGATGAGTTTGTAATGAATATGGATTTACAAGCAGCGGCCAAGGCGGCAGAGAAAGGAGGGATGGCAATTGGACAGGGAACAGAAAGCCAAGCTGGAGTCCCAGGTGCTCCAGGGGGAGACGGCGGCGCAGGTCTTGGCCTGGACGCGCTCTTGGCTGCAGGAATACCGCCAGGGGCTGCTCAAGGTATTGCCTGATACACCGGATGAGCAGGTGTTGGCGCTGAAATATAAGGCGGTGGCCGTCGGGGATTTTGTCCATGCGCTGGCTGCAGCTATAAACGGGGGGAAGGTAGCGCAACAGGTTTTGGATGCGGATAAGGGCGGCGAATAGCTGTTTAATTTTTATTTGGGGAGGAATGAACAATTATGGAAGAATATAAGCTTAATTTTTTTGAATTACAGCTTTTCGCCGAGGGCGAAGGGGATGAAGACACGGACACCGGCGATCAGGAGGATATTGATGATACTAACATTGGCCCTGACGACGATGCAGGGGAAGATGGAGAGCCTACCGGCGACCCCCTGGCGCTGCCTGGCAAGCTTGGCCTTAAAGATGGTCGCCTGGAATATATCGACGAAGACGATGACGGTGACGCCGGCGAAGGAGGTGAGAAAGAAAAGCAAGAGACTGGCACCGAACAAAAGAAAACAAGCGGCGATGATGACGGCGAAAAGAAGCCGTCTTTTTATTCGCCCGAAGAACTTTCGCTTGCCGACATAACCAAGCTTGACCCTGCGCGGATTCCCCCGGAGGCTATGCCGTTCTACCGGGCTTTAGTTGCGAGCCAGGTTAAGCCGCCTGAAACCAAGGAGACGGAGAAGAAGAAAGAGGAGCCTGCAAGAGATGACGAAGCGGAATCGGATAACACGGCCGCGCTGCAGGAAGTAGCCAAGATTCTTGCTAAGAAAGGCGAAGAATATGACCCGTTCTCAGCCGAGCACCAAGCGCTGCTTTTCCAGCAGATCGCGAAGATGGACCGGGCAAAGACTGATGTTGCTACTCAAAATCAAGTCCGGGAGGCCGAACAAAAGCAGACATATGAATTGTTTGCTGCCGAAATTGCTGCCGCTCAAAAAACAGACGGCGCTGATTTTGAGGGCATTGACAAGTTGGCCGCAGAGCACCTGCAGACGCTGCCTTATCAAAAGGCGGCCCCCGTAGCTGCGGCCATTCAGCGGCTCAGTCAGAATCAGCTTACCAAAGAAGATATCCCCATAATTAAGGGTTACTGGGAAGATTGCCGGCGGGAGTATTTCGCCAAAAAGACAGGTGTCTCTAAGGAACCAAAAAAGGTTCCGCCTCAGACTCTCAAACCTGGCAATGATACCAAGGAAACCAAAGAACGGTTCAATGCCAAAGATCTTGGCGATATGAACCAGGATGAGCGCATTGAGTATTACAAGCGTACTGGCTTTGCTGATAGGATTGCCAATCTCGGCTAATGCCGGGAACAAAATATAAAACGATAATTAGGAGGAATGACAATAATGGCTAAAGGTTCTCATAGTTATACCACAGTCGGGACGGTCGAGGATATTTCGGATATTATCACCAATATTGCCCCTGACGACACGCCGCTCTTGACCATGTTTGGTAAGGGAAAGGCGGACAATACCACGGTATCTGAACTCAACGACGCGTTGCCGACGCCTCAGAATGACCCGCAGTTGGAAGGGTCCGACTATGTGCCGGAAGAAGTGGACGCCCGGTCCAGAATCGACAACCATACCCAGATTTTTGACCGGGTGTTTTTTATCACTACCACGCAAAAAGCGGTCAAAAAATATGGGGTCAAGGACGAAGTGCTGTACCAACTGGACAAATACATGAAAGGAATTGCCATGGACCTGGAAGCCGTTTTAGTCACGTCGGATTCGACTGCCCAGCATACCGCGTCTGTCCCGGGCCGGATGGGGGGGATTCCGTATTTCAATACGGTCAATGTTATTGACACGTCCACCCGAACGCCGGCCAGCGTGTTCGATGAAGAAGGCTTCAACGATGCTATTGAAAAGGCATGGACGGCCGGCGGCAATCCCAAAATCGCTGTCATGTCGATGAGTGAAAAACGAAAAGCCAACAATACCTTTGGGGAAGATTCCAAAACCTCGAAACAACGCGGACAAAAAGATAAAAAGGTGATTGGCCCGATTGATTTCTATGAATCGGATGCCGGTGTTATTAAACTGATGCCGCATCGGATGATTAACCGGGCGGTTGACCCTGAAACGGGTAAACTGGGTACGCTCAAAACCACCGGGCGCCGAGTGGAAATCATCGATCCGCAGTACTTCAAACCGGCTTTCCTGATTCCTTTCCATGTCGAGGAACTGGGCAAAAAGGGCAAGCGCTTTGAAAAGGCGATCAGCGGTGAAGTGACGCTCCGTTGCCGGTCGAAAGAAGCGCATGCGGCAATGACTGGGATTGGTACTGCCGGTTAATTTTATCAGTGAGTATGGGAGGGGAAACCCTCCCTGTTAATTTATTAAGGAAGGTGTTTGCGATTGATTATCGGCCAAGACATCCAACAAGAAGGCAATAAGATCATCCTAACTAACCATATCGATGATACCTTATTACGGCAGCAGAATTACGAAGAAAAGAAACTCGTCGGCAGGGGGTTTACGCCAGATAAAAAGCTGCGCAAGTTTGGCTCGGTTACGCCGGCACTGATACAGGCCGATCCGCTATTAAGGGAAGGCCTGCAGGCTGAGCTTAACGGCGACGCTTCGTGGGCAGACCGCTGCTACCGTTTATTTTTCCGGCTTAATCCGGAGTATCGTTGCTCTGAAGGTGGTATATAGTCATGACTGTTGATCAGCTTTTAAATAAAGCCCGGTTTAAGCTGGGTGACACATATAAGGCTAAAATCAGTGATTATAGCCTGCTTGATGCTCTGGAAAGTGTATTGACATTAGTGTCTACAGCGCTTGACAGTATTACTTCCAATCTCTTAGTTAAAAGAATTGCAGTGCCTCTGGTGGCAGGAGTTGGGGAGTTGCCGGCAGACTTTCAATCGTTGGTGGCAGTTGAGGATGGCTGGCGGCATGCGCCGCTCAATCGAAAGCCGGGACGCGGTGAATATCAGCTGCTAGGCAATCAAATATATGCGGACGCGGCAACAGTAAACATCCTGTACAAACGCCACCTGAAAGTCACATCTATATCAGACAGTGTGCCATTACCTGATGCTTTTACTGAACTCATTATTCAATTTATGCAGCTTATCCTTGACGATCCTGCTTCAAAATCCAACGATGAGTTATTATCTATGATCGCTCCGGAGGTTTATCGTTTAGCTGCTGGCCGGGAACGGACCGAGCTACGCCAGAACTTAATTTTTAAGGTGTAAAGGAGGTAAAACCCTATGTCAAAAGCGAGTACACTCATAACCCGTGCCCGACTGCGGTTAAAAGATCCGGGCGAGAAAACGTACTCCCGGTATGAAATGCTCGATTACCTTAATGACGCCGTGGATTTTGTGTCCATGGAGCTAATTGCCCAGCAGGACCTAGACATGATTTATGAAATCAACCACACCAGCGGCGAAGCTCTGCCCGATAATTTTGTGGCGTTCGCCGGCCAGCATCCTGTTTACACGAAAAACGGCCTGACCTATGCTACGGATACGGCTGCTACTTCGACAACCATCCGCTATTTTGGCAAGAAGGACCGGGTAGAGGATGTCGAGGCCAATTCCCCGTTTCTCTCTATGTACGATCCGGTACTGGTGCAGCTGATGGTCATATTCGCCATGAACCGGGATACTGGCGGCATACCGGCTGATGCGGAAATTCTGAACCAGATCCGGCAGAATATCGGTGTGATTAAGCAACAGCAGCAGAAGGCCCAGGGGTAGAGATGGCGACATGGATTAAAAATTTTAACTTTCGCGGGGAATGGAGCGATGCGGCTACTTATACCGTGAATGATATAGTGCTGTATAAAAATGCCTTG contains:
- a CDS encoding portal protein — encoded protein: MAKALNLKPEQEEKLLNYLKNRHQAAQRYYEEEIEPKIADRIDIYYAKEAFYAKMFERLSEVSSLTASDVADTIEWVMPSLMKIFFGGQSIIQIQGTQAEDVTNAETMQELIDYQIQRRNKGFLKFHNWMKYALITNMATTKCYWERETKPVAYVQQMTAAEMDLLQAQKKNVQILEAEEIAPGLFNVQWQDEKVIKNQPVIDFLLASEFRFAPDARDVDELDFSEHVQAVTLDAIRRKVKAGEYRKLSEDDEKKLDALTYTRLDEATRRFTYKQSWEANDDTPNKKVEIRETYVKYDVNDDGLLEDIIVWWSGDILLRIEENAVGRHPFFSLSPTLDPHQLFAERGFSEMIAQIQHLKTALLRLLVYNITLANTPQAAVDMTKFQDIDDLLEGRQYWRVNGDPHNAVFPIPNSQIHPLTMPFMEYLEGQKENKTGITRYNQGSDANSLNKTATGMSMIMGAANQRLELIARIFAETGFVQLFRYIAMLNQMYIDDDTTIMLTNKTLRINPANLAGDFDFVISAGIGTGTKETNVQQLQLLLGMYPQLLQMRIATPVNVYKCVKKLIEEMGYKNSDDYVTDPEQLMQQMAQEEKGPEVKTTQSLRIDFDNLPPGIKAQILQAQGIQATPDEFVMNMDLQAAAKAAEKGGMAIGQGTESQAGVPGAPGGDGGAGLGLDALLAAGIPPGAAQGIA
- a CDS encoding SU10 major capsid protein, producing the protein MTIMAKGSHSYTTVGTVEDISDIITNIAPDDTPLLTMFGKGKADNTTVSELNDALPTPQNDPQLEGSDYVPEEVDARSRIDNHTQIFDRVFFITTTQKAVKKYGVKDEVLYQLDKYMKGIAMDLEAVLVTSDSTAQHTASVPGRMGGIPYFNTVNVIDTSTRTPASVFDEEGFNDAIEKAWTAGGNPKIAVMSMSEKRKANNTFGEDSKTSKQRGQKDKKVIGPIDFYESDAGVIKLMPHRMINRAVDPETGKLGTLKTTGRRVEIIDPQYFKPAFLIPFHVEELGKKGKRFEKAISGEVTLRCRSKEAHAAMTGIGTAG